A single window of Penaeus chinensis breed Huanghai No. 1 chromosome 9, ASM1920278v2, whole genome shotgun sequence DNA harbors:
- the LOC125028757 gene encoding heat shock protein 67B1-like has protein sequence MLLQESQTFVLDVKDFSDGGEISVKAVNDRELVVEGRKEKQGDGSRCSQRFLRRFVVPGDLQLDAVNSVVSSDGVLTISAPKKPSRLQIREVAVPIQNEGQRTDASGTAMKNADIKSSNASAATIPKSQNESHISSGASTPSKVSSQTNSTRGSQELSSSNQKGDSQQNTTVIPVRVQETGGLSEKPTSSCSKTSTGVGDEDASARSTSFAARGDADEGDQQDEDLYKLKGNGAKFPIKINGSVINNNSL, from the exons ATGTTACTCCAGGAATCTCAGACC TTCGTTCTTGACGTGAAAGACTTCAGTGACGGCGGAGAGATCAGCGTGAAGGCAGTGAACGACAGAGAGTTGGTGGTCGAAGGCCGCAAAGAGAAGCAGGGAGATGGATCAAGGTGTTCTCAGCGGTTCCTCCGGCGCTTCGTCGTTCCTGGAGACCTCCAACTGGATGCCGTCAACTCAGTCGTGTCTTCTGACGGTGTGCTCACTATCTCTGCTCCTAAGAAG CCGTCGAGGCTCCAAATCCGGGAAGTAGCTGTTCCCATTCAAAATGAAGGGCAGAGAACTGATGCTTCTGGCACTGCCATGAAGAATGCAGATATCAAGTCCAGCAATGCTTCAGCTGCCACTATTCCTAAATCTCAAAATGAATCTCACATCTCCAGTGGAGCGTCTACTCCGTCCAAAGTATCTTCGCAAACCAACTCGACTCGCGGCTCTCAAGAACTTTCATCCTCAAACCag AAGGGAGATTCTCAACAGAACACCACCGTAATTCCCGTTAGAGTTCAGGAAACAGGAGGGCTCTCAGAGAAGCCGACCTCCTCCTGTTCCAAGACCTCGACAGGTGTCGGCGACGAAGACGCCTCCGCCAGATCGACCTCCTTCGCCGCGAGAGGCGACGCTGACGAGGGCGATCAACAAGATGAGGACCTCTATAAGCTGAAGGGAAATGGAGCCAAGTTCCCCATCAAGATTAATGGATCTGTGATAAACAACAACTCACTGTGA